In Pseudomonadota bacterium, one DNA window encodes the following:
- a CDS encoding class I SAM-dependent methyltransferase, with protein sequence MNKKSYDELKLLYGLDYVNAFEKMQSPARLERLYDYFELEAGYVVADFACGNGMLMSYLSSRVKHYFGIDFSEHFVKQANDSKDRLMISNATFVCSDIVDFCINNPGKFDVGFALDFSEHVYDDEWLEILRAIKSLLKIGGKLYLHTPNADYFIEIMKKYNFLIHSSI encoded by the coding sequence ATGAATAAAAAAAGTTACGACGAGTTAAAGCTGTTATATGGTTTGGATTACGTTAATGCGTTTGAGAAAATGCAGTCACCTGCTCGTCTTGAAAGGCTATATGATTATTTTGAATTGGAAGCAGGTTATGTGGTTGCAGACTTTGCTTGTGGAAATGGAATGTTGATGTCCTATCTTTCATCTAGGGTAAAGCATTATTTCGGTATTGATTTTTCAGAACATTTTGTGAAACAGGCCAACGATTCCAAAGATCGACTAATGATCAGTAACGCAACTTTTGTTTGTTCAGATATAGTTGATTTCTGTATTAATAATCCGGGAAAGTTTGATGTTGGTTTTGCTTTGGACTTTAGCGAGCATGTATATGACGATGAATGGTTGGAAATCCTAAGAGCCATTAAGTCATTACTAAAAATTGGTGGGAAATTATACTTGCACACGCCCAATGCTGATTACTTTATTGAGATAATGAAAAAATATAATTTCCTTATTCATTCATCAATTTGA
- a CDS encoding CopG family transcriptional regulator has product MITLRLDPELEQELIRTARNLGMSKSELIRRSIAGFLDRLPPDNAWQTGKDLFGNYSSGRGNLSSDRKKILREKLSGKRV; this is encoded by the coding sequence ATGATAACCCTAAGACTTGATCCCGAACTCGAGCAGGAATTGATTCGCACGGCGAGAAATCTGGGCATGTCGAAATCGGAATTGATCCGCCGGAGTATCGCTGGTTTTCTTGATCGTCTTCCACCGGACAATGCCTGGCAAACGGGAAAGGATCTGTTTGGAAATTATTCCAGCGGACGGGGAAACCTCTCTTCCGATCGCAAGAAGATTCTGCGTGAAAAGCTGAGCGGCAAAAGGGTATGA
- a CDS encoding PIN domain-containing protein, whose protein sequence is MKKILIDSGPLIALFDASDRYHKAAVDFIQTNADPLITTLASITEVLHLLNFNRNAQLDFLEWLSRGGLEIHEIKRHDFAVIKDLTDKYRDLPMDFADSCLVLLAEKLSLNRIATIDRDFTIYRIQGKKTFKNVFPGL, encoded by the coding sequence ATGAAAAAGATTTTGATTGATTCAGGCCCGTTGATTGCTCTTTTCGATGCTTCGGACAGATATCACAAGGCTGCGGTTGATTTCATCCAAACCAACGCCGATCCCCTGATTACCACTCTGGCTTCGATAACTGAAGTATTGCATCTTCTTAATTTTAATCGAAACGCCCAGCTGGATTTCCTCGAATGGCTGAGCCGGGGAGGCCTGGAGATACACGAAATCAAGCGACATGATTTTGCCGTGATCAAGGATCTGACGGATAAATACCGCGATTTACCGATGGATTTCGCTGATTCGTGCCTGGTTCTCCTGGCCGAGAAACTTTCTCTGAACCGGATTGCCACCATTGATCGTGATTTTACGATTTATCGGATTCAAGGCAAAAAAACATTCAAAAATGTCTTTCCCGGGTTGTAA
- a CDS encoding glutamine--tRNA ligase/YqeY domain fusion protein, with the protein MANGSAAGSPAGAANFIQVLIDEDLRAGKNEGRVHTRFPPEPNGYLHIGHAKSICLNFGLAEKFQGKCNLRFDDTNPSKEEAEYVDSIRADVRWLGFDWREREFFASDYFEQLYLYAETLIRDGKAYVCDLSAEEIRAYRGTLTEPGRESPYRERSTAENLDLFRRMRAGEYADGSRVLRAKIDMAAGNINLRDPVMYRVLRARHHRSGDAWCIYPMYDFAHGLCDAIEGITHSICTLEFQDHRSLYGWFIENLPVPARPRQIEFARLNLSYTVMSKRKLLQLVREGLVDGWDDPRMPTISGLRRRGFTPESIRNFCERIGVARRNSMVDIGLLEYAVREDLNRRAPRYMGVLNPLKVIIENYPEGLVEELEAVNNPEDPAMGRRKVPFARELYIERDDFMEEAPKRFFRLTPGREVRLRYAYFIRCERVEKDAQGEITALYCSYDPATRGGNAPDGRKVKATLHWVAAASAVRAEVRLYDRLFSVEDPGAEKDGRPFTSKINPSSLIVLDDCRLEPALAEVPLGVSVQFERLGYFTPDRRVEPGLHPVFNRTVTLRDTWARENVRD; encoded by the coding sequence ATGGCAAACGGGTCGGCGGCCGGGAGCCCGGCCGGGGCCGCCAATTTTATTCAGGTGCTGATTGATGAGGATCTGCGGGCGGGCAAGAATGAGGGTCGGGTACATACCCGTTTCCCGCCGGAGCCCAACGGCTATCTTCATATCGGGCATGCCAAATCGATCTGCCTTAATTTCGGCCTGGCCGAGAAGTTTCAGGGCAAATGCAATCTCCGCTTTGATGACACCAACCCGAGCAAGGAGGAGGCCGAATATGTAGATTCAATCAGGGCTGATGTCCGTTGGCTCGGATTTGACTGGCGGGAGCGCGAATTTTTTGCTTCCGACTATTTTGAGCAGCTTTATCTTTACGCCGAAACGCTGATCCGGGACGGCAAGGCCTATGTCTGCGATCTCAGCGCCGAAGAAATCAGGGCTTATCGCGGCACTTTGACCGAACCCGGCCGCGAGAGCCCTTACCGGGAACGTTCGACGGCGGAAAATCTTGACCTTTTCCGGCGGATGCGGGCGGGAGAATACGCCGACGGAAGCCGGGTGTTGCGAGCAAAAATTGACATGGCGGCGGGCAATATCAACCTGCGCGATCCGGTCATGTATCGAGTCCTGCGGGCCAGGCATCATCGCAGCGGTGATGCCTGGTGCATCTATCCGATGTACGATTTCGCGCACGGTCTGTGCGACGCGATCGAGGGGATCACGCATTCGATCTGCACCCTTGAGTTCCAGGACCATCGTTCTCTCTATGGCTGGTTTATCGAGAATCTGCCGGTGCCGGCAAGGCCCCGGCAGATTGAATTCGCCCGGCTCAATCTCAGCTATACGGTCATGAGCAAGCGGAAATTGCTGCAGCTGGTCAGAGAAGGGCTTGTCGACGGTTGGGACGATCCCCGCATGCCGACGATTTCCGGCCTGCGCCGGCGGGGCTTTACCCCGGAGTCGATTCGTAATTTCTGTGAGCGTATCGGGGTGGCCCGGCGCAACAGCATGGTTGATATCGGTCTGCTGGAATATGCGGTGCGCGAAGATTTAAACCGGCGGGCGCCGCGTTACATGGGGGTCTTGAATCCGCTGAAGGTGATCATCGAGAACTATCCCGAAGGCTTGGTGGAGGAATTGGAGGCGGTCAATAATCCGGAAGATCCGGCCATGGGCCGCCGCAAGGTTCCTTTTGCCCGGGAACTTTATATCGAACGTGACGATTTCATGGAGGAGGCTCCGAAACGGTTTTTCCGTCTGACTCCGGGTCGTGAAGTCCGCCTGCGCTACGCTTATTTCATTCGTTGCGAACGAGTGGAAAAAGACGCCCAGGGCGAGATCACTGCGCTCTACTGTTCCTACGATCCCGCGACCCGGGGCGGCAACGCTCCGGACGGGCGCAAGGTCAAGGCGACGCTGCACTGGGTGGCGGCGGCGAGCGCGGTTCGTGCCGAGGTGCGTCTCTACGATCGCCTTTTTTCGGTCGAGGATCCCGGAGCCGAAAAGGATGGCCGGCCCTTCACGAGCAAGATCAACCCCAGCTCCCTGATCGTGCTGGATGATTGCCGTCTGGAGCCGGCCCTGGCCGAAGTTCCGTTGGGAGTCTCGGTGCAGTTCGAGCGGCTAGGATATTTTACTCCGGATCGCCGGGTCGAACCCGGCTTGCACCCGGTTTTTAATCGCACCGTGACCTTGCGGGATACCTGGGCCCGGGAAAACGTTAGGGATTAG
- a CDS encoding UDP-N-acetylmuramoyl-L-alanyl-D-glutamate--2,6-diaminopimelate ligase, which translates to MSLRRTTCLIEGLRLKDYLRSLGAGLVACRGDPRTQILGATNDSRQIRPGWLFVAVRGQADDGHRYLEAALLAGAVAVISERSLRLPSGVVAIQVTDAYAAAGIAAEVSHGFPATALQLIGITGTNGKTTTAFLLREIFSRVDGKVGMLGTVGYDCGGTWESATRTTPDPFVLQARLAQMVENGCRRAVLEVSSHALLQKRLGRTRFAGAIFTNLSGDHLDYHGNMENYYQAKKILFRQLLRDRAPVVINGDDAYGRRLFRELADKRCLVWGRRYPAAYRLQGLREGLFGQVCQLGGGSEVRRWRTTLLGDYNAANMASAALLARGLGVDWSEIVAAFAATSGVPGRLQPVRFPNQALALVDYAHTDDALFKVLRSLKRIPHNRLLVLFGCGGDRDRGKRPRMGRAAAAFADRILVTSDNPRSEDPAKIIAEIVAGIPARVPCRVIVDRRQALTEAVCGLQPGDLLLVAGKGHENYQEIGNERFFFDDRVELLRLREELAAASC; encoded by the coding sequence CTGAGTTTAAGAAGGACGACCTGTTTGATTGAAGGCTTACGGCTGAAGGATTATCTGCGCTCTCTGGGCGCCGGGCTCGTGGCCTGCCGGGGTGACCCGCGGACTCAGATTCTGGGGGCCACCAACGATTCGCGGCAAATCCGGCCCGGTTGGCTGTTTGTCGCGGTTCGGGGGCAGGCGGATGATGGTCATCGCTATCTCGAAGCGGCGCTCCTGGCCGGGGCGGTGGCGGTGATCAGCGAAAGGTCGTTGCGGTTGCCGTCCGGGGTCGTCGCGATTCAGGTGACGGACGCTTACGCGGCGGCGGGTATCGCGGCTGAAGTCAGCCATGGTTTTCCGGCGACCGCTCTGCAGCTGATCGGCATCACCGGAACCAACGGTAAGACCACAACCGCTTTTCTGCTGCGTGAGATTTTTTCCCGGGTCGACGGCAAGGTCGGCATGCTGGGCACGGTCGGTTACGACTGCGGCGGCACCTGGGAAAGCGCGACCCGGACCACGCCCGATCCTTTTGTCCTGCAGGCGCGGTTGGCCCAAATGGTGGAAAACGGCTGTCGCCGGGCCGTGCTCGAGGTTTCAAGCCACGCGCTGCTGCAGAAACGTCTGGGGCGAACCCGTTTCGCCGGAGCGATTTTCACCAATCTGAGCGGTGATCATCTTGACTATCACGGCAATATGGAAAACTATTATCAGGCGAAAAAGATTCTTTTTCGTCAACTTTTGCGGGATCGGGCTCCGGTGGTGATCAATGGCGATGATGCGTATGGCCGGCGGCTTTTTCGCGAATTGGCCGATAAACGCTGCCTGGTCTGGGGCCGTCGCTATCCGGCCGCGTATCGTCTGCAAGGGCTCAGGGAAGGTCTGTTCGGCCAGGTCTGTCAGCTGGGCGGCGGGTCTGAAGTCCGGCGCTGGCGAACCACTCTGCTCGGAGATTATAACGCCGCCAACATGGCGTCAGCGGCGTTGCTGGCCCGTGGTCTGGGAGTGGACTGGTCGGAGATTGTCGCGGCATTCGCCGCGACGTCGGGAGTGCCGGGCCGGCTTCAGCCGGTGCGTTTTCCCAACCAGGCCCTGGCGCTGGTCGATTACGCGCATACCGATGACGCCTTGTTCAAGGTTTTGCGGAGCTTGAAAAGGATTCCCCATAATCGTCTGCTGGTGCTGTTTGGTTGCGGCGGCGATCGCGACCGCGGCAAGCGCCCGCGGATGGGGCGGGCGGCGGCGGCCTTCGCCGACCGGATTCTGGTGACCAGTGACAATCCTCGCAGTGAGGACCCCGCGAAAATTATCGCTGAAATCGTGGCCGGCATTCCCGCCCGCGTGCCCTGCCGCGTGATTGTCGACCGGCGCCAGGCGTTGACCGAGGCGGTTTGCGGGTTGCAGCCGGGGGACCTTTTGCTGGTCGCCGGCAAGGGGCATGAAAATTACCAGGAAATCGGAAACGAGCGCTTTTTTTTCGATGACCGGGTTGAACTTTTGCGCCTGCGCGAGGAGCTGGCGGCGGCGTCATGCTGA
- the tsaD gene encoding tRNA (adenosine(37)-N6)-threonylcarbamoyltransferase complex transferase subunit TsaD → MNLLAIETSCDDTCAAVLGDGDEVRASIVSSQVKLHAAYGGVVPELASRRHGENMRWVVEQTLAEARLNLTEIGAVCVTRGPGLVGSLLVGVAYAKALAYALKIPLVGVNHVEGHLLSPLLTNPGLGFPFVGLVVSGGHTSLYLARGWHDYELLGSSIDDAAGEAFDKVARLLELGFPGGPVVEERARTGAAGAVKLPRAWLGRESLDFSFSGLKTAVRTALLKEAGPGPEFVSDLAASFQAAVSEVLVQKTLSAARRCRVGQVAFAGGVSCNGFLRSQMAAAARAEGLDFFLAPPKFCTDNAAMIGLVGRRRLAAGYVDDLTLNPSSRLPL, encoded by the coding sequence ATGAATCTTCTCGCCATCGAAACTTCCTGTGATGATACCTGCGCCGCCGTTCTTGGTGACGGCGATGAAGTGCGTGCAAGCATTGTTTCCAGTCAGGTGAAGCTCCATGCCGCTTACGGGGGCGTGGTTCCCGAGCTGGCTTCGCGGCGGCATGGCGAGAATATGCGCTGGGTGGTCGAGCAGACCCTGGCGGAAGCTCGGCTGAACCTGACGGAAATCGGGGCGGTTTGTGTCACGCGGGGGCCCGGTCTGGTCGGTTCCCTGCTGGTCGGAGTGGCCTATGCCAAGGCTCTGGCCTACGCCTTGAAAATTCCCCTGGTCGGAGTCAATCACGTCGAGGGGCATTTGCTTTCCCCGTTGCTGACCAATCCCGGTCTCGGTTTTCCTTTTGTCGGCCTGGTGGTTTCCGGCGGGCACACGAGCCTTTACCTGGCGCGGGGCTGGCATGATTATGAGCTGCTCGGGAGCTCGATCGACGATGCCGCCGGTGAGGCTTTCGATAAGGTTGCGAGGTTGCTTGAACTCGGTTTTCCCGGTGGGCCGGTGGTCGAGGAACGGGCGCGAACAGGCGCTGCCGGGGCCGTCAAATTGCCGCGGGCCTGGCTGGGCCGGGAGTCTCTGGATTTCAGTTTCAGCGGCCTGAAAACCGCGGTGCGCACCGCTTTATTGAAGGAAGCCGGGCCCGGCCCGGAGTTTGTCAGTGATCTGGCGGCCTCCTTTCAGGCGGCGGTCAGTGAGGTCCTGGTGCAAAAGACCCTGAGTGCGGCTCGTCGTTGCCGGGTCGGGCAGGTGGCCTTTGCGGGCGGGGTTTCCTGCAATGGCTTTCTGCGCTCCCAAATGGCGGCGGCGGCCCGGGCCGAAGGACTTGATTTTTTTCTCGCGCCTCCTAAATTCTGTACCGACAATGCCGCCATGATCGGCCTGGTCGGACGCCGGCGTCTGGCGGCCGGGTATGTCGATGATCTGACCTTAAATCCCAGCTCACGTCTGCCTTTGTGA
- the rsmA gene encoding ribosomal RNA small subunit methyltransferase A → MKHHRPSSVPEASAPFKVSARRAKKRLGQHFLRDQSVIARIIALAALGAGERVLEIGPGEGVLSAALLQSGARVLAVETDADLWAPLENRFCSFTAENFSLIRGDFLKTDLKALLASQANDPVAVVANIPYQITTPILFRLIKYRQFFSRAILMMQEEVAARLLAETGSRDYGRLTIGAGLYCDIHSGFKVSPAAFSPRPKVWSRVLRFEFLDQPRYPVADPLFFEQLVNTLFSQRRKQIIKPLKGLLPSLDREQLAAKLLGAGISPELRPATLSPAELVHLADLLRPGQKV, encoded by the coding sequence GTGAAGCATCATCGTCCCTCTTCTGTTCCCGAGGCTTCGGCCCCATTCAAGGTTTCCGCCCGTCGGGCCAAGAAACGTCTAGGACAGCACTTCTTGCGTGATCAGAGCGTGATTGCCCGGATTATCGCTCTTGCCGCCCTGGGTGCGGGCGAAAGGGTGCTTGAAATCGGGCCCGGGGAAGGGGTTCTGAGCGCTGCCCTGCTGCAAAGCGGCGCCCGGGTGCTGGCGGTGGAGACCGATGCCGATCTCTGGGCTCCTCTGGAGAACCGTTTTTGCTCTTTTACGGCGGAAAATTTCTCCTTGATCAGGGGTGATTTTCTGAAAACCGATCTTAAAGCGTTGCTGGCGTCGCAGGCGAACGATCCGGTCGCGGTGGTGGCCAACATTCCCTATCAGATTACCACTCCGATTCTGTTTCGGCTGATCAAATACCGGCAGTTCTTTTCTCGGGCGATTCTGATGATGCAGGAAGAGGTCGCCGCGCGCCTGCTGGCCGAAACCGGCAGTCGGGATTATGGTCGCCTGACTATCGGCGCCGGGCTTTACTGTGATATCCATTCCGGTTTTAAGGTTTCACCGGCGGCTTTTTCGCCCCGGCCCAAGGTCTGGTCCCGGGTTCTGCGCTTTGAATTTCTGGACCAGCCCCGTTACCCGGTGGCGGACCCGCTATTTTTCGAGCAACTAGTCAATACCCTGTTCAGTCAACGTCGCAAACAAATTATCAAACCTCTGAAAGGTCTGCTGCCCTCTCTTGATCGGGAACAGCTGGCGGCCAAACTCCTGGGCGCCGGTATTTCTCCGGAGCTGCGTCCGGCAACCCTAAGCCCGGCCGAACTCGTGCACCTGGCCGACCTGCTGCGCCCTGGGCAAAAAGTTTAA
- a CDS encoding PBP1A family penicillin-binding protein, with product MIMRFCKILMLLLLLGILFGVAGVAGVFSYYARDLPKITSLKDYHPYTMTEVFAADGRLIGRFGLEKRKIVPIEEIPELLKKAFIASEDSRFYEHQGVDFWGVARAMLKNIAARRIVQGGSTITQQVTKSLLLTPERKFKRKIKEAILAYRIEKYLSKDEILFIYLNQIYLGHGMYGVEMAAQRYFGKKTRDLNLAEMTIIAGMPKAPSNLSPITHPERSAARQRYVLAQMLEREFITREQLKQALLTEVRLAAPADPSVDTPYYTEHVRRYLEKKYGYDQLYKEGLQVYTGVNVDWQQAACAAIDRGLRNLAKRRGFRGPLEHLEARTWPEFLTRLQAEREARFPEGLREGDYCRALVLAVADEQENVSLDLGGLAASLSLAEMVWARRPDADGARHALARIKKPSQALSAGDVVQVRIKTLEGEVSPAITVALEEEAEAQAALLALEPQSGLVRAMIGGRDFQTSEFNRAIQSRRSPGSAFKPIIYAAGLDNGLTPATIFLDSPIVYKDVGDDWSSAWKPRNYEQKFYGPTTVRQALIHSRNLVTIKMLRQIGVQKVINYAKKLGFTSQLNADLTLALGSSGVSLMEMTTAYGVFANHGRRVKPVFVKRVEDRHGEILEEHEGVGIAGLELTSLLPLETEAVIPEPTAYLMSSMLADVVKRGTGRAVARALKRPLAGKTGTTNDYHDAWFMGYAPQLVVGVWVGFDELQPLGRHETGARAACPIWIDFMKVALDKMPEMNFTVPPGIVFANIDENTGLLAVPESEKTFFECFKEGTVPLAYSQPVSAETLEERLFLDE from the coding sequence ATGATCATGCGCTTTTGTAAAATTCTGATGCTGTTGTTGCTTCTGGGCATTTTGTTCGGCGTGGCGGGCGTGGCGGGGGTCTTTTCCTACTATGCCCGTGACTTGCCGAAGATTACCTCGCTGAAGGATTATCATCCTTATACGATGACTGAGGTTTTTGCCGCTGACGGCCGCCTGATTGGTCGTTTTGGCTTGGAAAAAAGGAAGATCGTGCCGATCGAGGAAATTCCGGAACTCCTCAAGAAAGCCTTTATCGCCAGCGAGGACAGCCGCTTTTATGAGCATCAGGGGGTGGATTTCTGGGGGGTCGCCCGGGCCATGCTCAAGAATATCGCCGCCCGGCGGATTGTTCAGGGCGGCAGCACGATCACCCAGCAGGTCACTAAGTCCCTGCTGCTTACTCCGGAACGTAAATTCAAGAGAAAGATCAAGGAAGCCATTCTGGCCTACCGGATTGAAAAATATCTGAGCAAGGATGAAATCCTGTTCATCTATCTCAACCAGATCTATCTGGGGCACGGCATGTATGGGGTCGAAATGGCCGCGCAACGCTATTTCGGGAAAAAAACCCGTGACCTCAATCTGGCCGAGATGACCATTATCGCCGGCATGCCCAAGGCGCCCAGCAATCTTTCGCCGATCACCCATCCCGAGCGTTCGGCCGCGCGGCAGCGCTATGTTCTGGCGCAGATGCTGGAACGGGAATTTATTACCCGCGAGCAGCTTAAACAGGCGCTGCTGACCGAAGTCAGGCTGGCGGCGCCGGCCGATCCCTCGGTTGATACCCCTTACTATACCGAACATGTGCGGCGCTATCTGGAGAAAAAATATGGCTACGACCAGCTCTACAAAGAGGGCTTGCAGGTTTATACCGGAGTCAATGTCGACTGGCAGCAGGCGGCCTGCGCGGCGATTGATCGAGGTTTGCGGAACCTAGCCAAAAGGCGGGGTTTCAGAGGGCCGCTAGAACATCTCGAAGCGAGAACCTGGCCCGAGTTCCTGACGCGCTTACAGGCCGAAAGGGAAGCGCGGTTTCCCGAAGGTCTGCGGGAAGGTGATTATTGTCGGGCCCTGGTGTTGGCGGTCGCTGACGAGCAGGAAAACGTGAGTCTGGATCTGGGTGGCCTGGCGGCGTCCCTTTCCCTGGCCGAGATGGTCTGGGCTCGGCGTCCGGATGCGGATGGCGCCAGGCATGCGCTGGCTCGCATAAAAAAACCTTCCCAGGCCCTGAGCGCCGGCGATGTGGTTCAGGTGCGCATTAAGACTCTTGAAGGCGAAGTCTCGCCCGCGATTACGGTTGCGCTGGAAGAGGAAGCCGAGGCCCAGGCTGCCTTGCTGGCGCTGGAGCCGCAAAGCGGTCTGGTGCGGGCCATGATCGGGGGGCGGGATTTTCAGACCAGCGAGTTCAACCGGGCGATTCAGTCGCGGCGCTCTCCCGGTTCAGCTTTTAAGCCGATTATTTACGCCGCCGGTCTGGATAACGGCCTGACTCCGGCCACCATTTTTCTTGACAGTCCGATCGTCTACAAGGATGTCGGGGATGACTGGAGCTCGGCCTGGAAACCGCGTAACTATGAACAGAAATTCTATGGGCCGACGACCGTGCGGCAGGCCCTGATTCATTCGCGCAATCTGGTGACCATCAAGATGTTGCGGCAAATCGGGGTACAAAAGGTGATCAATTATGCGAAAAAACTTGGTTTCACCTCTCAGCTCAATGCGGACCTGACCCTGGCCCTGGGTTCTTCCGGGGTTTCCCTGATGGAAATGACCACAGCCTATGGCGTTTTCGCCAATCACGGGCGTCGGGTCAAGCCGGTATTCGTCAAGCGCGTCGAAGACCGGCATGGTGAAATTCTTGAAGAACACGAAGGCGTGGGGATCGCCGGGCTGGAACTGACTTCCCTGCTGCCTTTGGAGACGGAAGCCGTGATTCCCGAACCGACCGCTTATCTGATGAGCAGCATGCTTGCCGATGTCGTCAAACGAGGAACCGGCCGCGCCGTCGCCCGGGCTCTGAAACGGCCGTTGGCCGGCAAGACCGGCACGACCAATGATTATCACGACGCCTGGTTCATGGGTTATGCACCGCAGCTGGTCGTGGGGGTCTGGGTTGGTTTCGATGAGCTTCAGCCTTTGGGGCGGCATGAAACCGGGGCTCGGGCCGCATGTCCGATCTGGATCGATTTCATGAAGGTCGCCCTGGACAAGATGCCGGAAATGAATTTTACGGTTCCGCCCGGGATTGTTTTTGCCAATATCGACGAAAACACGGGCCTATTGGCGGTGCCCGAAAGCGAAAAAACCTTTTTTGAATGTTTCAAGGAAGGCACCGTGCCGCTTGCATATTCCCAACCGGTTTCCGCCGAAACGCTGGAAGAGCGTTTATTTCTTGACGAATAA